A stretch of Kyrpidia spormannii DNA encodes these proteins:
- the fapR gene encoding transcription factor FapR — translation MAVRNRRERQTALQALLEGNPFLTDEEIAARFGVSVQTIRLDRMALGIPEVRERIRAVARKRLEGPRSLDTGELIGELIELELNRMAISIFEVGEDHVFYRTRIARGHHLFAQANSLAVAVIDAPVALTAAADVRFIRPAYLGERLVAKAVVRQKKRDLAQVDVWTRSGEDRVFEGRFLVVQPRGEREGVAGSGEDSH, via the coding sequence TGCAAGCGCTGCTGGAGGGCAACCCTTTTCTCACCGATGAGGAGATTGCCGCGCGGTTCGGGGTGAGCGTGCAGACGATCCGATTGGACCGCATGGCCCTCGGGATTCCCGAAGTCCGGGAAAGGATCCGGGCAGTGGCAAGAAAACGGCTGGAAGGACCGCGTTCCCTGGATACCGGTGAGTTGATCGGCGAATTGATCGAACTCGAACTGAACCGAATGGCGATTTCCATCTTTGAAGTTGGAGAAGATCACGTCTTTTACCGGACGCGTATCGCTCGGGGACATCATCTTTTTGCCCAGGCGAACTCCTTGGCCGTGGCGGTGATCGACGCTCCGGTGGCGTTGACGGCGGCGGCAGACGTGCGGTTTATTCGCCCAGCTTATCTAGGGGAACGGTTGGTTGCTAAAGCCGTGGTGAGACAGAAAAAACGCGATCTCGCCCAGGTGGACGTATGGACCCGTTCGGGGGAAGATCGGGTGTTTGAAGGGCGATTTCTGGTGGTTCAGCCCCGCGGGGAACGGGAAGGAGTGGCCGGTAGCGGTGAAGATAGCCATTGA
- the plsX gene encoding phosphate acyltransferase PlsX produces the protein MKIAIDAMGGDQGPAAAVEGTVAAARRYPDLELVVVGREEQVRPLLTDAPENVSFLHAEEVISPEDEPVRAVRRKARSSIVTAARLVKEGSCDAMLSAGNTGALMTAGLLIVGRLQGVARPALAPILPTVRGKGVLVLDVGANMDPEPSHLVQYAVMGNVYAEKVLGIRRPSIGLLNVGTEAGKGNRLVKETYPLLSRSPFHFIGNVEARDVFAEACDVVVCDGFVGNVLLKTLEGVGLGVFVQLKEMFTTSGAGKLAAVLMHRGLKEFRRRMDYREYGGAPLLGLRGLVVKVHGASNGRAFDVAIGQTRKFVSEHVTDLMQKRLKETAFASADNEGTRRAREEG, from the coding sequence GTGAAGATAGCCATTGATGCCATGGGCGGCGATCAGGGGCCTGCGGCGGCAGTGGAGGGAACTGTAGCCGCCGCACGCCGGTACCCGGATTTAGAACTGGTCGTCGTCGGACGGGAGGAACAGGTTCGACCGCTTTTAACGGACGCTCCGGAGAACGTGTCCTTTCTTCACGCCGAGGAGGTAATCTCCCCGGAGGACGAGCCGGTTCGGGCGGTCCGCCGCAAAGCGCGCTCTTCCATCGTCACTGCGGCCCGGTTGGTGAAAGAAGGCTCCTGTGACGCGATGTTGTCGGCGGGAAACACCGGTGCCCTGATGACGGCCGGTTTGCTGATTGTCGGCCGGTTGCAGGGTGTCGCCCGGCCGGCCCTGGCGCCGATCTTGCCGACGGTGCGGGGAAAGGGCGTATTGGTACTGGATGTGGGGGCGAATATGGACCCGGAGCCGAGCCACCTCGTTCAGTACGCTGTGATGGGGAATGTCTATGCGGAAAAAGTGTTGGGAATTCGTCGCCCGAGTATCGGTTTGCTCAATGTCGGGACCGAGGCGGGGAAAGGAAATCGCCTCGTCAAGGAAACCTACCCCCTGTTGTCCCGGTCGCCGTTTCATTTTATCGGCAATGTCGAGGCCCGGGACGTTTTTGCTGAAGCGTGCGACGTCGTGGTGTGCGACGGCTTCGTGGGCAACGTTCTCTTGAAAACCCTGGAGGGTGTGGGACTCGGAGTATTTGTGCAATTAAAGGAAATGTTTACCACATCCGGGGCGGGAAAGTTGGCGGCGGTTTTGATGCATCGCGGGTTGAAGGAGTTCCGCCGGCGGATGGATTACCGGGAGTACGGGGGAGCGCCCTTGCTCGGTTTGCGCGGGTTGGTGGTCAAGGTACACGGAGCCTCCAATGGCCGGGCTTTCGATGTGGCGATCGGCCAGACGCGAAAGTTTGTATCGGAACACGTCACCGACCTCATGCAGAAGCGGTTGAAGGAGACGGCATTTGCCAGTGCAGATAACGAAGGAACGCGCCGAGCGCGGGAGGAGGGATGA